From the genome of Granulicella cerasi:
CAACTTCTACACGGTGCCGGAGGCGCGCAATTCCAACCTGCGTCATCGTCCGGTAGGCATGGGCGTGATGGGCTTCCAGGACGCGCTGTACACAATGCGCATTCCGTTCGCTTCGGAAGCTGCTGCGAAGTTCGCTGACACCAGCATGGAGCTGATCAGCTATCACGCGATCGCGGCTTCTGTGGAGCTTGCTGCAGAGCGCGGCCGCTACCCGACCTTTGAAGGCTCGCTGTGGAGCAAGGGCATCCTGCCGATCGACTCCATCAGCATTCTGCAGAAGAACCGCTCGCACCTGTTGAACCTCGACCTGTCGTCGACGCTGGACTGGAACGGTTTGCGCAAGAAGGTTGTCGAGATCGGCATGCGTAACTCGAACACGCTGGCGATCGCACCGACCGCGACGATCTCGAACATCTGCGGTGTCACGCAGTCGATCGAGCCGACGTATCAGAACCTCTACGTGAAGTCGAACATGAGCGGTGACTTCACCGTCGTGAACGCTTCGCTGGTGCATGACCTGAAGGCGCGCGGCCTGTGGGACGAAGTGATGGTCTCGGACCTCAAGTACTTCGACGGTTCGCTGGGGCGCATCGAGCGCATTCCCGAAGACCTGCGCGAGCTGTACGCGACGAGCTTCGAGATCGAGCCGACCTGGATTGTGCAGTCTGCTGCACGCCGCCAGAAGTGGATCGATCAGGCGCAGTCGTTGAACCTCTACATCGCGCAGCCGAACGGCAAGAAGCTCGACGCGCTCTATCGCGAAGCATGGCACGCTGGCCTGAAGACGACCTACTACCTGCGTTCCAGCTCGGCAACGCACGTGGAGAAGTCCACGGTGAAGCGCACCGACGGCAAGCTGAACGCAGTGGCCGTGGCCCCTGCAGCAGTCGCCGCTGCCGTCGCCGCGCCGAAGCAGTGCGCGATTGACGATCCCGAATGCGAAGCTTGCCAGTAAGCCCCCGGAAAGAGAAGGAATAGACAATGCTGGATTGGAACGAACCTGTACAAGAAGACAACTCGGTTCTGGTGCTTACGCAACCCTCGCATGAGGACATCGCGGGCAACGACCCGACCGGTCTCGGCCAGATCAACCGTGGCGCCGCGCGTGTTCGCGTGGACGACAAGGCGATGATCAACTGCCGCGCCGACGTGAACCAGCTCCTGCCGCTCAAGTACAAGTGGGCGTGGGAGAAGTATCTCGCCGGTTGCAACAATCATTGGATGCCGACGGAAGTTTCCATGCAGGCGGACATCGCTTTGTGGAAGTCGCCGAACGGCCTCACCGATGATGAGCGTCGTGCGATCAAGCGCAACCTCGGCTTCTTCGCTGCGTCGGAGTCGTTGGTCGCGAACAACATTGTGCTGGCGATCTATCGTCACCTCACTAACCCTGAGTGCCGCCAGTACCTGTTGCGTCAGGCGTTCGAAGAGGCTGTGCACACGCACACCTTCCAGTACATCGTGGAGTCGCTTGGTCTGGATGAAGGCGAACTCTTCAACATGTACCGCGAAGTGCCGTCGATCACCGAAAAGGCGAGCTGGGCGATCAAGTACACCCAGCACCTGAGCGACACGAACTTCGAGACCGGCACCGCTGACGCCGATCAGGCTTTCGTGCGCGATCTCATCGCGTTCTACGTCGTCTTCGAAGGCATGTGGTTCTACACCGGTTTCGCGCAGATCCTCTCGCTCGGACGCCGCAACAAGATGGTCGGTATCGCCGAGCAGTACCAGTACATCCTGCGCGATGAGTCGATCCACTTGAACTTCGGCATCGACGTCATCAATCAGATCAAGGCAGAGAATCCGCACATCTGGACTGATGCGTTCCAGGAAGAGGTTCGCGGTATGTTGCGCTCTGCGGCAGAGCTTGAAGCGGCTTATGGCCGCGACACGATGCCCACGGGCTTCCTTGGCTTGAGCGCCGCATTGTGCGAACAGTACATGCACTTCATCGCGAACCGTCGCTGCGCACAGATCGGCCTCGAGGCTGTCTTCCCGGCTACAGAGAACCCGTTCCCGTGGATGAGCGAAGCGATGGACTTGAAGAAGGAGAAGAACTTCTTCGAGACGCGCGTGATCGAGTACCAGAACGGCGGATCGCTTACCTGGGAGTAGCTTTCAACTACAAATGCGAAAGGCACGGCGCGAGCCGTGCCTTTCGCTTTGCATGAAAGCTACTGACGACGTTCAGGCATGGGCGGTACGGCTTGACTGCAGTGCACGAGCGCCTTATCGCAGGCCTCGACACCGAAGAAAACATTGTCCTTCGACACAGGCAGCGTCAACTCATGCGCGTCGGTGGAGACAAAGCGCTGCCACTCGTTCTCTGCCGTATCGCGCCAGACAATGCGGTATGCGAGTTCGCCAGTAGTGGGCGCGGCGGGGACCTCCCACTTGAGTGTTGTGTTGTTATCGAGGTTTGAGGTCACCACGCGCACGTTCTGCGGAATGCCTGGAGAGCTTGCGAGCGAGGCGAGCGTCGCCATGTTCAAGCGGGCCACGTTGGCGATGTAGTTGAAGTCGTCATACTTGAGCAGATCGCCGTACTCGACACCATTCTCTGTGTGAACGTGCTGGTGCTGGTGGTTGAAGTTCTCGCGCCACTCAGTGAAACGGATAGCAGGGAAGTCAAGCGCCGAAAACGACGAGTGATCGCCCCCGCGGAGGAAGCGGTCAAGGCGAAGCTCCATCACGGCATCGAACCGTTTGGGCTGCGCAGGAAAATAGCTGCGGTCCACTGCGAGGACGAAGCGTGCCAACTCGCGCGACGGCGAGTCGTTCTCGAGGCCGAGCGTGATCTCTTTCGCGATCTCCTCCGTCGATGCGTGAGTGTTGATGCCTTGTGAGAAGA
Proteins encoded in this window:
- a CDS encoding ribonucleotide-diphosphate reductase subunit beta, translated to MLDWNEPVQEDNSVLVLTQPSHEDIAGNDPTGLGQINRGAARVRVDDKAMINCRADVNQLLPLKYKWAWEKYLAGCNNHWMPTEVSMQADIALWKSPNGLTDDERRAIKRNLGFFAASESLVANNIVLAIYRHLTNPECRQYLLRQAFEEAVHTHTFQYIVESLGLDEGELFNMYREVPSITEKASWAIKYTQHLSDTNFETGTADADQAFVRDLIAFYVVFEGMWFYTGFAQILSLGRRNKMVGIAEQYQYILRDESIHLNFGIDVINQIKAENPHIWTDAFQEEVRGMLRSAAELEAAYGRDTMPTGFLGLSAALCEQYMHFIANRRCAQIGLEAVFPATENPFPWMSEAMDLKKEKNFFETRVIEYQNGGSLTWE